A window from Mya arenaria isolate MELC-2E11 chromosome 9, ASM2691426v1 encodes these proteins:
- the LOC128245534 gene encoding neuroglobin-like isoform X1, with the protein MVKCEIVYSQTYLRMFESRPELIQIFGAFDGQELPLLQHSGLLHDHASRVMATVDAVVTQLEDRHTLAVTLRDVGHIHRKYNVPNDLIPTILPHFLVAIKPQIDATWSDEVSESWTALFDILIYYMTEGELTQRAPKNSGHSVCQNADKHEHNGNGSRHKS; encoded by the exons GATGTTTGAGAGTCGTCCAGAGctaatacaaatatttggagCTTTTGACGGTCAGGAGTTACCGTTATTACAACATTCAGGGTTACTACACGATCACGCATCACGTGTCATGGCAACAGTGGATGCTGTTGTAACTCAACTTGAAGACAGGCATACACTTGCAGTGACTCTAAGGGATGTAGGCCATATTCATCGGAAATACAATGTGCCTAATGACCTCATTCCG ACAATACTTCCGCATTTCCTCGTGGCAATCAAGCCTCAAATTGATGCCACGTGGTCAGATGAAGTCAGTGAATCGTGGACGGCGCTGTTTGACATTCTCATATATTACATGACAGAAGGAGAGCTGACTCAGCGCGCGCCAAAAAACTCTGGACACAGTGTTTGTCAGAACGCGGATAAGCATGAGCACAATGGCAATGGAAGTCGACATAAATCATAG
- the LOC128245534 gene encoding neuroglobin-like isoform X2 — translation MFESRPELIQIFGAFDGQELPLLQHSGLLHDHASRVMATVDAVVTQLEDRHTLAVTLRDVGHIHRKYNVPNDLIPTILPHFLVAIKPQIDATWSDEVSESWTALFDILIYYMTEGELTQRAPKNSGHSVCQNADKHEHNGNGSRHKS, via the exons ATGTTTGAGAGTCGTCCAGAGctaatacaaatatttggagCTTTTGACGGTCAGGAGTTACCGTTATTACAACATTCAGGGTTACTACACGATCACGCATCACGTGTCATGGCAACAGTGGATGCTGTTGTAACTCAACTTGAAGACAGGCATACACTTGCAGTGACTCTAAGGGATGTAGGCCATATTCATCGGAAATACAATGTGCCTAATGACCTCATTCCG ACAATACTTCCGCATTTCCTCGTGGCAATCAAGCCTCAAATTGATGCCACGTGGTCAGATGAAGTCAGTGAATCGTGGACGGCGCTGTTTGACATTCTCATATATTACATGACAGAAGGAGAGCTGACTCAGCGCGCGCCAAAAAACTCTGGACACAGTGTTTGTCAGAACGCGGATAAGCATGAGCACAATGGCAATGGAAGTCGACATAAATCATAG